Below is a genomic region from Candidatus Gorgyraea atricola.
GGCACAGCAGAGATCGTGCACGCGGCAAACAGGGGAGAGAACATAACCATTATCTTTGTCAATAACGCGGTTTACGGGATGACAGGCGGCCAGATGGCGCCGACCACGATGCTTGGACAAAAAACAGCTACTTCACCTTTTGGCAGGGATCAGAAACGAGATGGTTTTCCACTCAAGGTATGCGAACTCATATCTACACTGCCAGGTGTTTCATATGCAGAGAGGGTGTCCACGCATTCTCCTCAAAATATTTTAAAGGCAAAAAGAGCGATAAAAAAGGCGTTTCAAAGTCAGCTTGATGGTCAGGGCCTTTCTATTGTTGAAGTGCTTTCAGCATGCCCTACTTATCTAGGACTTTCATCTGAAGAGGCTGTCAAGTGGATGGGCGAGACCATGATAAAAGAATATCCTTTGGGAGTATTTAAGTGAGAGAAGAAATCGTCTTTGCGGGATTTGGAGGCCAGGGCATAATGCTGATGGGGAAGGCCCTTTCTTGTGCCGCGATGAAAGAAGGAAAGTTTGTTACATGGATGCCTTCTTATGGCGCGGAGGTAAGAGGCGGAACTGCGCATTCCATGGTGGTTATTTCAGATAAAGAGATCGCTTCTCCTATTGTACGGGAGCCAAGCATTTGCATAGTCATGAACAAGCCTTCGCTTTTGAAATTTGAGGCCAAGGTCAAAGAAAAAGGGATTTTACTCATAAATAAATCTTTGGCAGAAGATGGATCAAAGAGAAACGATATAGAGGTATTAGATATCCCTGCCACAGATATGGCTTCTAAATTAGGGAGCCAGCGCATTGCAAACATGATCATGCTTGGCGCGCTTCTATCAAAGAAGGGCATATTGCCGGTGCAGGCATTGATAGATTCTTTAAAAGATGTTATTCCGAAATCTCGTCACAGCATGATACCTTTAAATGAAAAGGCAATAAGAGAGGGTTACGAATATGGTTCGCGTTAGGTTTGCGCCAAGCCCCACAGGGAATTTGCATGTAGGAAGCGCCAGGACAGCGCTTTTTAACTGGCTATACGCAAGGGCGCAGTCAGGGAAATTTATTCTCAGGATAGAAGATACAGATAAGAAGCGCTCAAGCGAGGCGTACCTAAAAGAGATCATTTCCAGCCTCGAGTGGCTGGGCATGAACTGGGATGAAGGCCCATATTTTCAGAGCAAACGCCAGGATATATATCTTTCGCACGCTGAG
It encodes:
- a CDS encoding 2-oxoacid:acceptor oxidoreductase family protein — encoded protein: MREEIVFAGFGGQGIMLMGKALSCAAMKEGKFVTWMPSYGAEVRGGTAHSMVVISDKEIASPIVREPSICIVMNKPSLLKFEAKVKEKGILLINKSLAEDGSKRNDIEVLDIPATDMASKLGSQRIANMIMLGALLSKKGILPVQALIDSLKDVIPKSRHSMIPLNEKAIREGYEYGSR
- a CDS encoding thiamine pyrophosphate-dependent enzyme, whose amino-acid sequence is MKKIFCKPNSMRDISTHYCAGCGHGIVHRLVCEAIDDLGIREKVIGIAPVGCAVIAYDYWDFDVTEAAHGRVPAVATGIKRMSPENIVFGYQGDGDLAAIGTAEIVHAANRGENITIIFVNNAVYGMTGGQMAPTTMLGQKTATSPFGRDQKRDGFPLKVCELISTLPGVSYAERVSTHSPQNILKAKRAIKKAFQSQLDGQGLSIVEVLSACPTYLGLSSEEAVKWMGETMIKEYPLGVFK